From a single Pyxidicoccus xibeiensis genomic region:
- a CDS encoding helix-turn-helix transcriptional regulator gives MEKTLASRLGGAARLARTRLNLTQADVAERIGIASEVYGRLERGHMLPSIQTFRRLCVVLSISADEALGLKPSQEVKWAAEPPSDYGESAELRRLMRRARQLDRSSIRILSVLAAQFKPKGG, from the coding sequence ATGGAAAAGACCCTCGCATCCCGGCTCGGAGGAGCAGCGCGCCTCGCACGGACCCGCCTGAACCTGACCCAGGCGGACGTCGCGGAGCGCATCGGCATCGCGAGCGAAGTCTATGGCCGACTGGAGCGCGGCCACATGCTGCCGAGCATCCAGACGTTCCGACGACTGTGCGTGGTGCTCTCCATCTCCGCCGACGAGGCGCTGGGCCTCAAGCCGTCTCAAGAGGTGAAGTGGGCGGCCGAGCCGCCCAGCGACTACGGCGAGTCCGCCGAGCTGCGCCGCCTCATGCGCCGCGCCCGCCAGCTGGACCGCAGCTCCATCCGCATCCTCAGCGTGCTCGCCGCCCAGTTCAAGCCCAAGGGCGGCTGA
- a CDS encoding response regulator, with amino-acid sequence MGAKNMLTFLFVDEDPRSLAALRRLVRDLPGCKRFARGVAEALALVREEPPAVVVSGDLLPDGDGLDLLEQVRARYPRTACALHTVRPPLTARARGITWMDRAAPPAEVHALLRALGAGGMGSPA; translated from the coding sequence ATGGGCGCGAAGAACATGCTGACCTTCCTGTTCGTAGACGAAGACCCTCGCTCTCTCGCGGCGCTGCGGCGTCTCGTGCGGGACCTGCCGGGGTGCAAGCGCTTCGCGCGGGGCGTGGCGGAGGCGCTCGCCCTCGTGCGGGAGGAGCCTCCCGCGGTGGTGGTGAGCGGTGACTTGTTGCCGGATGGTGACGGACTGGACCTGCTGGAGCAGGTGCGCGCGCGCTACCCGCGCACGGCGTGCGCGCTCCACACGGTGCGGCCTCCGCTGACGGCGCGGGCGCGCGGCATCACCTGGATGGACCGCGCCGCGCCCCCCGCGGAGGTGCATGCACTGCTGCGCGCACTGGGGGCGGGGGGGATGGGGAGCCCGGCGTGA